The following are encoded together in the Oncorhynchus nerka isolate Pitt River linkage group LG25, Oner_Uvic_2.0, whole genome shotgun sequence genome:
- the LOC115109191 gene encoding coatomer subunit epsilon-like isoform X1, with translation MFLYRAYIAQRKYAVVMGDIKASSSTELQAIRLFAEYCSNEAKRDAVVAELDKKMAKSVDVANTTFLVMAASIYYHEMNSDAALRSLHQRERLECMAMTIKVLLS, from the exons ATGTTTCTGTATAGAGCTTATATTGCACAG AGGAAGTATGCTGTGGTGATGGGTGACATCAAGGCCAGTTCCTCGACAGAGCTCCAGGCTATCAGATTGTTTGCTGAGTATTGCTCCAACGAGGCCAAAAG GGATGCCGTTGTGGCTGAACTTGACAAGAAGATGGCCAAGAGTGTAGATGTGGCCAACACAACATTCCTGGTCATGGCTGCGTCCATTTACTACCATGAGATGAACTCTGACGCTGCCCTGCGGTCCCTGCACCAGAGAGAACGTCTGGAATG CATGGCAATGACCATTAAGGTGCTGCTGAGTTGA
- the LOC115109190 gene encoding tumor necrosis factor alpha-induced protein 8-like protein 1 → MDSFSTKNLALQAQKKLMSKMATKSMANLFIDDTSSEVLDELYRVTKEYTHNRKEAQKIIKNLIKMVVKLGVLYRNNQFSGEELVLVESFRKKVHTLAMTAVSFHQIEFTFDRRVMSAILNECRELLHQAINRHLTAKSHSRVNHVFNHFADCDFLAALYGPSEVYRGHLQRICDGVNKMLDEGNL, encoded by the exons ATGGACTCCTTCAGTACTAAGAACCTTGCCCTTCAGGCCCAGAAGAAGCTGATGAGCAAGATGGCCACCAAGAGCATGGCTAACCTCTTCATCGACGACACCAGCAGCGAGGTGCTGGACGAGCTCTACCGCGTTACGAAGGAGTACACGCACAACCGCAAGGAGGCCCAGAAGATCATCAAGAACCTTATCAAGATGGTGGTGAAGCTGGGAGTCCTCTACCGCAACAACCAGTTCAGCGGGGAGGAGCTGGTGCTGGTTGAGAGCTTCAG GAAGAAGGTCCACACACTGGCTATGACGGCTGTCAGCTTTCACCAGATCGAGTTCACGTTCGACCGGCGCGTGATGAGCGCCATCCTGAACGAGTGCCGCGAGTTGCTGCACCAGGCCATCAACCGCCACCTGACGGCCAAGAGCCACTCGCGGGTCAACCACGTGTTCAACCACTTTGCCGACTGTGACTTCCTCGCGGCGCTCTACGGGCCGTCTGAGGTGTACCGCGGCCACCTGCAAAGGATCTGTGACGGAGTCAACAAGATGCTGGACGAGGGCAACCTTTGA
- the LOC115109191 gene encoding coatomer subunit epsilon-like isoform X2 yields MRLPRDGSKRKYAVVMGDIKASSSTELQAIRLFAEYCSNEAKRDAVVAELDKKMAKSVDVANTTFLVMAASIYYHEMNSDAALRSLHQRERLECMAMTIKVLLS; encoded by the exons ATGAGGTTACCTCGAGACGGATCCAAG AGGAAGTATGCTGTGGTGATGGGTGACATCAAGGCCAGTTCCTCGACAGAGCTCCAGGCTATCAGATTGTTTGCTGAGTATTGCTCCAACGAGGCCAAAAG GGATGCCGTTGTGGCTGAACTTGACAAGAAGATGGCCAAGAGTGTAGATGTGGCCAACACAACATTCCTGGTCATGGCTGCGTCCATTTACTACCATGAGATGAACTCTGACGCTGCCCTGCGGTCCCTGCACCAGAGAGAACGTCTGGAATG CATGGCAATGACCATTAAGGTGCTGCTGAGTTGA